In a genomic window of Candidatus Marinarcus aquaticus:
- a CDS encoding phenylacetate--CoA ligase family protein: MGDLILKENFDLESIKLKNDFYSDKYYDIKMFDDLPLTTKDELLKNQVKYPPYGNFRDNDILIEQIYRTSGTTSKPLMLSFSKYDIEYITDIGADCFRYSGMGSIGNKEIVINCLNLSMWAGGFFDAQSMMKTGVQVINFGTGNTNELIKLILDLSLSFKVSLHCTPSYLPIIEKRFYSEFKKYPRDLNLFKLYLGAEGGIQNNEFRNNLIKKWDCGIYNANYGMSEICSIMASANDENMLKFSEKLFESYYVELNIDNRLINILDANIDEQGELVISSFNKESQPLIRYSTKEKIKIVKKENKSIFFEVIGRSDDMIVVKGINFFPEQLRSVISEFKELSGQYQLQIHKNNNNEITDVNLICELSNEEHKLDNKTLRDKLIYKIRNELTVSVDVNFTYKFEILGNKLKLINIVKG, from the coding sequence ATGGGTGATTTAATTTTAAAAGAAAATTTTGATTTAGAATCAATTAAGTTGAAAAATGATTTTTATAGTGATAAATATTACGATATAAAAATGTTTGACGACCTTCCTTTAACCACGAAAGATGAATTACTTAAAAACCAAGTAAAGTATCCACCTTATGGAAATTTTAGAGATAATGACATTTTGATTGAACAGATTTACAGAACAAGTGGAACTACTTCTAAACCATTAATGCTTTCATTTTCAAAATACGATATAGAATATATTACTGATATTGGTGCAGATTGTTTTCGGTATTCAGGAATGGGAAGCATTGGTAATAAAGAGATTGTTATTAATTGCTTAAATCTTTCAATGTGGGCGGGAGGTTTTTTTGATGCACAATCGATGATGAAAACGGGAGTGCAGGTTATTAATTTTGGTACAGGAAATACAAATGAACTTATAAAACTCATTCTTGATTTAAGTTTATCATTTAAAGTTTCTCTTCATTGTACCCCTTCTTATTTGCCAATCATTGAAAAAAGGTTTTATAGTGAATTTAAAAAATATCCTAGAGATCTAAATCTTTTTAAATTATATTTAGGAGCTGAAGGTGGCATTCAAAATAATGAATTTAGAAATAATTTAATAAAAAAATGGGATTGTGGAATATATAATGCTAACTATGGTATGAGTGAGATATGTTCTATTATGGCATCTGCGAATGATGAAAATATGTTAAAGTTTTCTGAAAAACTTTTTGAGAGTTATTATGTTGAGTTAAATATTGATAATAGATTAATTAATATTTTAGATGCCAATATTGATGAGCAAGGAGAGTTGGTAATAAGTTCATTCAATAAAGAAAGCCAACCCTTAATTCGATACTCTACAAAAGAAAAAATTAAAATAGTTAAAAAAGAAAATAAAAGTATATTTTTTGAGGTTATAGGTAGAAGTGATGATATGATTGTAGTCAAAGGGATTAATTTTTTTCCTGAGCAATTAAGAAGTGTAATCTCTGAGTTTAAAGAGTTATCTGGACAGTATCAATTACAAATTCATAAAAATAATAATAATGAAATCACTGATGTTAATTTAATTTGTGAGTTAAGTAATGAAGAACATAAATTAGATAATAAAACACTTCGTGATAAATTAATCTATAAGATAAGGAATGAATTAACAGTGAGTGTAGATGTTAACTTTACTTATAAATTTGAGATTTTAGGAAATAAATTAAAACTAATTAATATAGTTAAAGGATAA
- a CDS encoding DapH/DapD/GlmU-related protein produces MYLLKEFEFEASEIAKIVSGKLIGEDIVVNSIKSLGEQETGSITVCYPKFKDKLVSITEKCLVFCTADTVVENSKLSFIVCENPKFSFFDFVNNYVVTETNYSNFEIVSKVSDNFPAVEFGYNVKINKNVVIAPKTKIGSNVIIGNNVVIRSNVTIGNNVIIKDNTIIGSEGFGFVKSENEVIHIPQLGEIRIDDNVIIGSCCTIEKPALGSTIIEHSVKIDDLVQIGHNQVIGEGTMITTGFKAIGGAKIGKNCFIGMGVTVVNKKANIGDNCFIGAGTILTKSVENNSTVYNKIETIFTPNTHLDEMLTTPKKIK; encoded by the coding sequence ATGTATTTATTAAAAGAGTTTGAATTTGAAGCATCAGAAATTGCTAAAATAGTTTCAGGAAAATTAATTGGTGAGGATATTGTTGTCAATTCAATTAAAAGTTTAGGAGAACAAGAAACAGGAAGTATTACAGTATGTTATCCTAAATTTAAAGACAAATTAGTAAGTATCACAGAAAAGTGTCTGGTTTTTTGTACTGCAGATACAGTAGTAGAAAATAGTAAATTATCTTTTATTGTATGTGAAAACCCAAAGTTTTCTTTTTTTGACTTTGTAAATAATTATGTAGTTACAGAAACAAATTACTCAAATTTTGAAATTGTTTCTAAAGTTTCTGATAACTTTCCTGCTGTTGAATTTGGATATAACGTTAAAATAAATAAAAATGTTGTAATCGCTCCAAAGACAAAAATAGGCTCAAATGTAATTATAGGAAATAATGTAGTTATACGAAGCAATGTAACAATAGGAAATAATGTTATTATTAAAGATAATACAATAATTGGTTCAGAAGGTTTTGGTTTTGTCAAATCTGAAAATGAAGTGATACATATACCACAACTAGGTGAGATAAGAATAGATGATAATGTAATTATTGGGTCATGCTGTACTATTGAAAAACCAGCATTAGGGAGTACTATTATTGAACATTCAGTTAAAATTGATGATTTAGTACAAATTGGACATAATCAAGTAATAGGTGAAGGTACAATGATAACTACAGGATTTAAAGCAATTGGTGGAGCAAAAATTGGTAAAAATTGTTTTATAGGTATGGGTGTTACTGTAGTTAATAAAAAAGCTAATATAGGTGATAATTGTTTTATTGGTGCAGGAACAATATTGACAAAGTCAGTAGAAAATAATAGTACAGTTTACAATAAAATAGAAACAATATTTACTCCAAATACACATTTAGATGAAATGTTAACAACACCAAAGAAAATTAAGTAG
- a CDS encoding glycosyltransferase family 4 protein, which translates to MSKKVIWLINHYAFPFEYGFHTRQHTIAKMLNDLGYKVIVFTSSFNHLKVKRVEVENIYKEEKHDNIKYIWIKTQEYEGNGFKRVRNIYEFSKKLNKIYKSFTERPDFVWVSSPHPFSIYNGIKIKKYFQCKFLFEERDIWPLTLQSINGVSKYNPLIILFRYLQLQAYKHSDLIITPLDNLKEFVEKSGYKNKTIEYFPQPFIPFQIEKFDLDLPRDKFIVGYVGSIGHSNSVMNLVKAAHLLKDRADLYFIMVGSGPQLDELKVYVNKNSMNNIKFFGMLEKRKAMYILSQSNILYIGNPNIELYKYGIGSVKLVEYLWCNKPIINATNISNDLVSLSNSGIVIECDNEEKLRDVILKFKDDNKIYENFSNNGQKFVNQNFLQEKLQKKLKSIMDSL; encoded by the coding sequence ATGTCTAAAAAAGTTATTTGGCTGATTAATCATTATGCATTTCCTTTTGAATATGGTTTTCACACTAGACAACACACTATCGCAAAAATGCTTAATGATTTAGGATATAAAGTAATTGTATTTACATCATCTTTTAATCATTTAAAAGTAAAGAGGGTTGAGGTAGAGAATATATATAAAGAAGAAAAACATGATAATATAAAATACATTTGGATTAAAACTCAAGAATATGAAGGAAATGGATTCAAAAGAGTTAGAAATATATATGAGTTTTCAAAAAAGTTAAATAAAATTTATAAAAGTTTTACAGAGAGACCTGATTTTGTTTGGGTATCTTCACCTCACCCTTTTAGTATCTATAATGGGATAAAAATAAAAAAATATTTTCAATGTAAGTTTCTTTTTGAAGAGAGAGATATTTGGCCTTTAACTTTACAAAGTATAAATGGAGTTAGTAAATATAATCCTTTAATAATCTTATTTAGATATCTACAACTCCAAGCATATAAACATAGTGATTTAATAATAACTCCACTGGATAACTTAAAAGAGTTTGTAGAAAAAAGTGGTTATAAAAATAAAACTATAGAATATTTCCCTCAACCTTTTATACCATTTCAAATAGAAAAATTCGATTTAGATTTACCTAGAGATAAGTTTATTGTAGGCTATGTTGGTAGTATAGGGCACTCTAACAGTGTAATGAACCTTGTAAAAGCTGCGCATTTATTAAAAGATAGAGCTGATCTTTATTTTATTATGGTTGGTAGCGGGCCACAACTTGATGAATTAAAAGTATACGTAAATAAGAATTCTATGAATAATATAAAGTTTTTCGGAATGTTAGAAAAAAGAAAGGCTATGTATATTTTATCGCAATCAAATATTCTGTATATTGGAAATCCTAATATAGAACTTTATAAGTATGGTATTGGATCAGTTAAATTAGTTGAATATTTATGGTGTAATAAACCAATTATTAATGCAACTAATATATCAAATGACTTGGTTTCTTTATCAAATAGTGGAATAGTTATAGAGTGTGATAATGAAGAAAAATTGAGAGATGTTATTTTGAAGTTTAAAGACGATAATAAGATATATGAAAATTTTTCAAATAATGGTCAAAAATTTGTTAATCAAAATTTTCTTCAAGAAAAACTTCAAAAAAAATTAAAGTCTATTATGGATAGTTTATGA
- a CDS encoding MraY family glycosyltransferase: MIYIIFLLISFTLTFFIKYYAIKKSLMAQVNERSSHTVPTPHVGGIAIAVTWFIGLFYLYLNYEIESNLFYALLVGCIISIISFFDDLYELSPKIRLTVQALVAIFGLSFLGGFETLTFGLFDISNSIVTNVFAFFLIVWFINLTNFIDGINGYVGSEFVFLSLAGFILFADAHFLVLGVSVLGFLFWNWNKAKIFMGDVGSTLLGYNVAIFTLYYANNEPNNFWLWITLFSLFWFDATITLIRRKLNKEKLSQAHKKHAYQRLTQAGWSHYKVTNYSIIINICIFSVVYLISNILISFIFVILVLFCTMRFVDFKKPFN; the protein is encoded by the coding sequence ATGATTTATATTATTTTTTTACTTATATCTTTTACGCTTACATTTTTTATAAAATATTATGCTATAAAAAAATCTTTGATGGCACAAGTAAATGAACGAAGTTCTCATACTGTTCCAACACCTCATGTTGGAGGTATTGCTATTGCAGTTACTTGGTTTATAGGTTTATTTTATTTATATCTTAATTATGAAATAGAAAGTAATCTTTTTTACGCTTTATTAGTAGGGTGTATTATAAGTATAATAAGCTTTTTTGATGATTTATATGAATTGAGTCCAAAGATAAGGCTGACTGTACAAGCTTTGGTTGCAATCTTTGGGCTTTCTTTTTTAGGTGGTTTTGAAACTTTAACTTTTGGTTTGTTCGATATTTCAAATTCTATTGTTACAAATGTTTTTGCTTTTTTTCTTATTGTTTGGTTTATAAACCTTACAAATTTTATTGATGGCATTAATGGATATGTTGGAAGTGAATTTGTCTTTTTATCACTTGCTGGGTTTATTTTATTTGCTGATGCACATTTTTTAGTACTAGGTGTTTCTGTTTTAGGATTTTTGTTTTGGAATTGGAACAAGGCAAAAATTTTTATGGGTGATGTTGGAAGTACACTTCTTGGATACAACGTAGCAATTTTTACCTTATATTATGCCAATAATGAACCGAATAACTTTTGGTTGTGGATTACACTTTTTTCTCTTTTTTGGTTTGATGCAACTATTACATTAATAAGGAGAAAATTGAATAAAGAGAAGCTAAGTCAAGCTCATAAAAAACATGCATATCAAAGGCTTACACAAGCTGGATGGAGCCATTATAAGGTTACAAATTACTCAATTATTATTAATATATGTATATTTAGTGTAGTCTATCTAATATCAAATATATTAATTTCTTTCATATTTGTAATTTTGGTATTATTTTGTACAATGCGTTTTGTTGATTTCAAAAAACCATTTAATTAA
- a CDS encoding O-antigen ligase family protein: MIEILKTPSQIVQNKITLWLNHLLVLYTFLISINNNAKSSLFFVILVLFLYRRDYIKYTKEVFSNKIVQACLLFYAINAFGMLYTDNIEYGNDHMDRVKYLLFPLIFLSFLDIRFVKRIIAACILGMFVSISFSYLVHLGIFPYELSIGKYEIWKTFAYSPAPFLSHGEHGVGIALVIAFLFYYILNIKDNFVWNKVIATSMILIALINMSFIASRTGYMTLIGVIVITVLLTYKENIKYLVISLFLFFIACFLLYSFSTTVNLRVDRAIDNFEKGMTSKKFYENGSTAQRIGLTLYSMEVIKENPIFGVGTGDHMDELRKRIPEEEKRLREISKPHNLYVQIPMQIGIFGSLSFIYLIYIIYSYKNTTREKKDILIIMTTAVLVFMAGGMLYGTFELPLFMVIITAMIATKTQNIEVKPIDRYLMLKYLGWIVLFLIIGITR; this comes from the coding sequence ATGATAGAAATATTAAAAACCCCTTCTCAAATAGTCCAGAATAAAATTACTCTTTGGTTAAACCATCTTTTAGTGTTGTATACATTTTTAATTTCCATTAATAATAATGCAAAAAGTTCACTTTTTTTTGTAATATTAGTGCTTTTTTTATATCGACGTGATTATATTAAATATACAAAAGAAGTTTTTTCAAATAAGATTGTTCAAGCATGTTTATTGTTTTATGCTATAAATGCATTTGGTATGTTATATACTGATAATATTGAGTATGGGAACGATCATATGGATCGTGTCAAATATTTACTTTTTCCATTAATATTCCTCTCTTTTCTCGATATAAGGTTTGTGAAGAGAATTATAGCTGCTTGTATTCTAGGAATGTTTGTTTCTATCAGTTTTTCTTATTTGGTACATCTAGGAATATTTCCATATGAATTGTCAATTGGTAAATATGAAATTTGGAAGACATTTGCATATAGTCCAGCACCATTTCTATCTCATGGAGAACATGGTGTTGGTATAGCTTTAGTAATAGCCTTTCTATTTTATTACATATTAAATATTAAAGATAATTTTGTATGGAATAAAGTCATTGCAACTTCAATGATTTTGATAGCATTGATTAACATGTCATTTATAGCAAGTAGAACAGGGTATATGACACTAATAGGAGTAATTGTAATAACAGTTCTTCTTACGTATAAAGAAAATATTAAATATCTTGTAATATCACTTTTTCTATTTTTTATTGCATGCTTTTTGTTATATTCTTTTTCAACGACAGTTAATCTTAGAGTGGATAGAGCAATAGATAATTTTGAAAAAGGTATGACCTCTAAAAAATTTTATGAGAATGGTTCAACGGCACAGAGAATAGGCTTAACTTTGTATTCAATGGAAGTGATTAAAGAGAATCCTATATTTGGAGTGGGAACAGGTGACCATATGGATGAATTGAGAAAAAGAATACCCGAAGAAGAAAAAAGATTACGCGAAATTTCAAAACCGCATAACTTGTATGTACAAATTCCGATGCAAATAGGAATATTTGGTTCATTAAGTTTTATTTATTTAATCTATATAATTTATAGTTATAAAAATACAACCAGAGAGAAAAAAGATATATTAATAATAATGACTACTGCCGTGCTTGTATTTATGGCTGGTGGTATGTTGTATGGTACATTTGAGTTACCACTTTTTATGGTTATTATCACAGCTATGATAGCAACAAAGACACAAAATATTGAAGTAAAACCTATTGATAGATATTTAATGCTTAAATATTTGGGCTGGATAGTTCTATTTTTGATTATAGGCATTACGCGTTAG
- a CDS encoding polysaccharide biosynthesis protein, translating into MFKVDKRILNFLVIIFLTTITFTWTFFIFHQEIIWSVVGFVISLRIIASVLIFKDYSLSWSKVTQRTFLIKCVVYLAAFIVYLPFLYGKVRFALLASEFAFYLLAITFFMYAYHYFVNRSRVSKTKTVVIYGAGQAGTKLENEFRNSEYKVKYFVDDSKILQKRSIDGVRIVSRSRLKKYMGSEKFDLLIVAIPSASKRRVQYIYEKLSPHFKNVKILPSLDEILRDKEFTTQLKDISVEDLLARHPKDLDKSLIQSFIKDKKVLITGAGGSIGSEICRQCASYEAKELILLDHSEYNLYSIAEELCAYKPKLVMQSVVNKELLDKTFEKFKPDIVIHAAAYKHVPLVEDNITEAILNNIIGTKNSIDCAIKHKVQKFVLISTDKAVRPTNVMGTTKRICELYAQNVDACHTEIVAVRFGNVLGSSGSVIPKFKAQIASGGPITVTHPDITRYFMLIPEACELVLQAASIAKGGEIFILDMGSPIKIVDLAKKMIELSGKDEVQIEFSGLRPGEKLYEELLINDSDKTTQYESITVAGDTPYEISKLNHDIFELINTKDKLSKLKEIVPEFNHQIN; encoded by the coding sequence GTGTTTAAAGTCGATAAACGAATACTTAATTTTCTTGTTATTATTTTTCTTACAACCATCACATTTACATGGACATTTTTTATCTTTCATCAAGAGATTATTTGGAGTGTTGTAGGATTTGTTATCTCCTTACGAATCATAGCTTCTGTTCTTATATTTAAAGATTATAGTCTCAGTTGGAGTAAAGTAACCCAACGCACCTTTTTAATCAAGTGTGTGGTTTATTTGGCTGCATTTATTGTTTACTTACCATTTCTATATGGAAAAGTGCGTTTTGCACTTTTAGCCAGTGAGTTTGCATTTTATCTTTTAGCAATCACTTTTTTTATGTATGCGTATCACTATTTTGTAAATCGCTCTCGTGTGAGTAAAACGAAAACAGTTGTGATTTATGGTGCAGGACAAGCAGGAACAAAACTTGAAAATGAATTCCGTAACAGTGAATACAAAGTAAAATATTTTGTAGATGACAGTAAAATTTTACAAAAAAGAAGTATTGATGGTGTGCGTATTGTCTCAAGAAGTCGTTTGAAAAAATACATGGGTAGTGAAAAGTTTGATTTACTCATTGTCGCTATTCCCAGTGCCAGTAAACGACGAGTTCAATACATCTATGAAAAGCTGAGCCCTCATTTTAAAAATGTTAAAATTCTTCCTTCTTTAGATGAAATTTTACGAGATAAAGAGTTTACAACACAATTAAAAGATATCTCTGTAGAAGATCTATTAGCACGACATCCTAAAGATTTAGATAAGAGTTTGATTCAATCCTTTATTAAAGACAAAAAGGTACTTATCACAGGTGCAGGTGGAAGTATTGGCAGTGAAATTTGCAGACAGTGTGCTTCATATGAAGCAAAAGAGTTAATTCTGCTTGATCACAGCGAGTACAATCTCTACTCTATTGCAGAAGAGTTATGTGCATATAAACCCAAACTGGTCATGCAATCAGTAGTCAATAAAGAGTTACTTGATAAGACCTTTGAAAAGTTTAAACCTGATATTGTTATTCATGCTGCAGCTTATAAACATGTGCCTTTGGTTGAAGACAATATCACGGAAGCCATTTTAAATAATATCATTGGAACTAAAAATAGTATTGATTGTGCTATTAAGCATAAGGTACAAAAGTTTGTACTTATCTCTACAGATAAAGCAGTTAGACCCACAAATGTAATGGGTACGACCAAACGTATTTGTGAGCTGTATGCACAAAATGTTGATGCTTGTCATACAGAAATTGTGGCTGTGCGATTTGGTAATGTATTAGGAAGCAGTGGAAGTGTTATTCCTAAATTTAAAGCACAAATTGCATCAGGTGGTCCTATTACAGTAACGCATCCTGATATCACACGATACTTTATGCTCATACCAGAAGCCTGTGAATTGGTACTTCAAGCAGCCAGTATTGCAAAAGGTGGAGAAATCTTTATTTTAGATATGGGTTCACCCATTAAAATTGTGGATTTGGCTAAAAAAATGATTGAACTCAGTGGTAAAGATGAGGTTCAAATTGAGTTTTCTGGATTAAGACCAGGAGAAAAACTCTATGAGGAACTTCTTATAAATGACAGTGATAAAACCACACAGTATGAGTCTATTACTGTTGCAGGTGATACTCCATATGAAATTTCAAAACTCAATCATGATATTTTTGAACTCATTAATACAAAAGATAAACTCTCAAAATTAAAAGAGATAGTCCCAGAGTTTAATCACCAAATCAATTAA
- a CDS encoding TetR/AcrR family transcriptional regulator — protein MSPIVDKAKKRQAIALSCLPLILKHNLTDISISRLAQAANIGKGTIYEYFTCKEDIVVELMYILQEQYMQDVLVRIEKQATFKEKLKIFFLSLYEDKYEHYRLVLKIFIGISYYKTNSELIAFQERWYEKNTEHLQTILDNAIHTEKLKSKSSHLINGILNTYVGFLLSSLSKECCEIQKEVNEYIDTLFEFICKQ, from the coding sequence ATGTCACCAATCGTAGACAAAGCTAAAAAACGACAGGCCATTGCCCTGTCGTGTCTACCTCTTATTTTAAAACACAATCTTACTGATATATCCATCTCAAGACTTGCCCAAGCAGCCAATATAGGCAAAGGTACCATCTATGAATACTTCACTTGCAAAGAGGACATTGTAGTGGAACTGATGTATATTTTACAAGAACAATACATGCAAGATGTACTTGTGCGTATAGAAAAGCAAGCCACTTTCAAAGAGAAACTCAAAATATTTTTTTTATCACTTTATGAAGATAAATATGAACATTACCGACTGGTTCTAAAAATATTTATTGGTATCTCATACTACAAAACAAACTCCGAGTTGATTGCATTTCAAGAGCGTTGGTATGAAAAAAACACAGAGCATCTTCAAACAATTTTAGACAATGCCATACATACAGAAAAACTAAAAAGTAAAAGTTCTCATTTAATCAATGGTATTTTAAATACATATGTGGGATTTTTACTCTCTTCTTTGAGTAAAGAGTGCTGTGAGATACAAAAAGAGGTCAATGAGTACATCGACACCCTTTTTGAGTTTATTTGTAAGCAGTAA